A stretch of Linepithema humile isolate Giens D197 chromosome 3, Lhum_UNIL_v1.0, whole genome shotgun sequence DNA encodes these proteins:
- the LOC105671568 gene encoding mitochondrial potassium channel-like isoform X2, whose amino-acid sequence MIERTTKLLSQQIIKYGILPNTKRIVASATEKVQSKISNVQNITTEKYNIVAKKLNDQITIVQDLRDQAVPSAPLPKKIVKWWQWYNQLTGLDTVEAAKRQVITLQDKLFEYQDKRRISSREFANITEKSKDIMIELTQTKRDDHKYVYLTKMEHELALQQKRILNQLTFLEKEEKDMFTQLAIATKEYHDSQNLNSQKYKYLSILASALIGIVSLIGSMILNNQRIVNVRNTVEKNQKKNEILFQANASQLFDLTKAVNSLCITLSQQPQNIDKGKKNESNTSNIFMTSAKYSANLLISGSSYIYRGVYACGSYMAKPFYK is encoded by the exons atgattgaaagAACGACTaa GTTATTAagtcaacaaataataaaatatggaatacTTCCCAATACAAAAAGAATTGTTGCAAGTGCCACAGAAAAAGTACAAAGCAAGATTTCcaatgtgcaaaatattacaactgaaaagtataatattgttGCAAAA aaACTTAATGATCAAATAACCATTGTACAAGATTTAAGAGACCAGGCAGTGCCAAGTGCACCATtgccaaaaaaaattgtcaaatggTGGCAGTGGTACAATCAATTGACAGGATTGGATACAGTTGAAGCAGCCAAGAGACAAGTAATCACACttcaagataaattatttgaatatcagGACAAAAGGAGGATATCAAGTAGGGAATTCGCAAACATTACTGAGAAGTCGAAGGACATTATGATTGAGTTAACTCAAACAAAACGGGATGATCACAAATATGTATACTTAACAAAAATGGAACATGAACTTGCGTTACAACAAAAAAGGATTTTAAATCAACTTACTTTTttagagaaagaagaaaaagatatgtTCACACAGTTAGCTATTGCTACAAAAGAGTATCACGATAGTCAAAATCtaaattcacaaaaatataaatatttatctattcttGCGTCAGCTTTAATAGGAATAGTGTCATTAATTGGTTCAATGATACTTAATAACCAGAGAATAGTCAATGTACGAAATACTGTAGAAAAAAACcagaaaaagaatgaaatcTTATTTCAAGCAAATGCAAGCCAGCTGTTTGACCTTACAAAGGCAGTGAATTCGCTTTGTATCACGTTATCACAACAACcacaaaatatcgataaaggaaagaaaaatgaaagcAATACATCTAATATCTTCATGACTTCTGCCAAGTACTCAGCAAATCTGTTAATTTCAGGATCAAGTTATATTTATAGGGGAGTTTATGCATGTGGCTCTTACATGGCAAAacctttttataaataa
- the LOC105671568 gene encoding mitochondrial potassium channel-like isoform X1, whose product MTNQYRNLIRLLSQQIIKYGILPNTKRIVASATEKVQSKISNVQNITTEKYNIVAKKLNDQITIVQDLRDQAVPSAPLPKKIVKWWQWYNQLTGLDTVEAAKRQVITLQDKLFEYQDKRRISSREFANITEKSKDIMIELTQTKRDDHKYVYLTKMEHELALQQKRILNQLTFLEKEEKDMFTQLAIATKEYHDSQNLNSQKYKYLSILASALIGIVSLIGSMILNNQRIVNVRNTVEKNQKKNEILFQANASQLFDLTKAVNSLCITLSQQPQNIDKGKKNESNTSNIFMTSAKYSANLLISGSSYIYRGVYACGSYMAKPFYK is encoded by the exons atgacaaATCAATATCGAAATTTAATTAGGTTATTAagtcaacaaataataaaatatggaatacTTCCCAATACAAAAAGAATTGTTGCAAGTGCCACAGAAAAAGTACAAAGCAAGATTTCcaatgtgcaaaatattacaactgaaaagtataatattgttGCAAAA aaACTTAATGATCAAATAACCATTGTACAAGATTTAAGAGACCAGGCAGTGCCAAGTGCACCATtgccaaaaaaaattgtcaaatggTGGCAGTGGTACAATCAATTGACAGGATTGGATACAGTTGAAGCAGCCAAGAGACAAGTAATCACACttcaagataaattatttgaatatcagGACAAAAGGAGGATATCAAGTAGGGAATTCGCAAACATTACTGAGAAGTCGAAGGACATTATGATTGAGTTAACTCAAACAAAACGGGATGATCACAAATATGTATACTTAACAAAAATGGAACATGAACTTGCGTTACAACAAAAAAGGATTTTAAATCAACTTACTTTTttagagaaagaagaaaaagatatgtTCACACAGTTAGCTATTGCTACAAAAGAGTATCACGATAGTCAAAATCtaaattcacaaaaatataaatatttatctattcttGCGTCAGCTTTAATAGGAATAGTGTCATTAATTGGTTCAATGATACTTAATAACCAGAGAATAGTCAATGTACGAAATACTGTAGAAAAAAACcagaaaaagaatgaaatcTTATTTCAAGCAAATGCAAGCCAGCTGTTTGACCTTACAAAGGCAGTGAATTCGCTTTGTATCACGTTATCACAACAACcacaaaatatcgataaaggaaagaaaaatgaaagcAATACATCTAATATCTTCATGACTTCTGCCAAGTACTCAGCAAATCTGTTAATTTCAGGATCAAGTTATATTTATAGGGGAGTTTATGCATGTGGCTCTTACATGGCAAAacctttttataaataa